TACTCCTATTCTTCATTTCGTTTGCTTCCTGTGACATGAAGAGAACCACGATGCCTAGattttcgtgttcggttttaactGAAAACGCGGTTTTTCAAGGCCGACAATTATTCTttggtttttacttttaatctattttcagcagaaataaaaaacaaactttttcttCCAATGATTCATTTAATATCTCTAAAAACAAAacgatgtaaaaatatcttaagatttctttaaattttttaaattgtattataataatTGCTTCAGCTGATGTAGCAGGCTAGGCATGAAAACCGTTTAATAAAGAATAACTCAAACTcatttaaccctttgacgaccaaggggacaccggtgtcccaaaaccaaaattttattgtCTTTGAAAATAGACAGTTTTATTTTGGTACTGTGTTAATtgtggaaaaatgtttttaagtgtaaaactgaatttaaattaaaacggaactcattttgaggtacttgtagaaatatgcgaaaatattcgaatcatgagaggcgttatgtttgcttttaatttcttacactaaacgaaatatttttcctttacaatccgtcatatttaaataaaaacaatctttggatgattttataataaataaaatttaatatcgtacgtgacagatttttctcttatattcaaatcatcttgtggaattgcccatatgttttttttggcGCTAACTGATTCACATTAAATAgacaaaatgatttattttaccCAAATAGTCTTATAGTCGTGAAAGGGTTAAAAATATAGATCATACGATTATTGACtgactgtttatttttttggatttttaaaaaaacaatacaatatttttataaaaaatatccgaTGTTTATACACTatatgctgatgtttgtaacgctcaaaaatattagtctaacacccgcCATAGGGTTTAAATTTGTGTAATTATTTGCAGAAttatgaataatttattttttcagcaATTCAGGTTACAGATTTAAAAAACGAGTACGGTGAATATGCGATAAAGTcgttttgattattattttgtaattcactttttggtaaattttttttatttttattaagttgCAAGTTGTTTTCTTGACTGCAAATCTCATtgatgtaattttttaattttgaaacttcATAAATGCTTCTGTGTGGTTTTTCATTGGGTTCTTTAATaggatttaattgaaatttaaacatttcaaataaaggctctaaatgatttttaatttgttctttttTCTCTATTTCGCTTTTCAATTTTTCTTGGAGATCTTGCAACTCTAGCATGAGTTGATGTTGCATTTGGTCTTTATTTAATTCTTGctgaatttttgtttcttttttgtattCACACACGAAACCACCATTTGTTATACAGGAATCGTCATTCCATTTCCAATTTGTTTCCCTATAAATTTCAACACAAAACTCAGTATTGCTACTGAAATCTGGATTAGGATAATACCAATTGGTATAAGTAAACTTTTCACTCGttgaaaaccaaacaaaatgttGCTCTGGATGCTGTGTCCGAATGCCGCCAATCCAAAGATAGTCACTCTTAAAAGCCTTCCCTTTTTGTGCATTATTGAGCATCCTTTTCAGTTCCTGGGATTTAGCACTCGTAGTTATCTCCACCAAAGTCATGTTCATCTTGGAGCAGGCAACTTGACTATCAAACCATGTCAACttggaaaacaaaatatacataattagTAAGACTATTATGAGATTTACCTATATTAACTAGTGTGCATACATTGAACTCGAAATCTATATAATACGTATTATTAGCGTCTGATGTATAAAATTTGCCTACGGCATAGATGGGATTAATTTTCAAACTTAATATATTCGCAATCACTAGGAAAAATAATGCACAATACATTTTAGTTGTTTCCTCTTGTGctgtttataaataattaattgtttcaaattaattattcactgtTTAGGGCTGATATTTGATGAAAAAGTTGACacgaaagtaaatttttggtatatgtactcaaaaaaaattttatcagttgattaagaataatataaaaactaacaggaaataaaaatattaattctatTTGAAGAACAGCTCACAGTGGGGTCGATCgaaaaaaagtggtaataaatcagAATCTTCTAAACAGCTATTCaggttttttaaagtttttttgtgattttgatattgaagatgaagttttttgattttatatgttcacaattgtgagtaaaacaaaattccaaactgtttgcaagatatgagcctgagaaaattatcacttttttgcaaaaaaaaaatgacaccgaggacccaattctttgggggcccataaaaaagtgcatgactgggagacacgggtcttttttttgtattttatcaccagggaaaccaaaatatgcaaatgcatgttttttctggtgagtctaatgagcacatggataagatatttacacgtttcagaactatttaagaattttggcatcgatttgttagtgcatatttttgcatattttacccttaaatacatatttttgcatatatttgttttaagagcatatttatgtcatattttgcgtttttagagcatattttactgtttaatagcatattttgagtttgtcaaaaacaaattttgtcttacttatttttcgctgttgtgttacaagtttttacttcctttgtttaaaattcaaaatttaaaaaaagtcatctatttcaccaaaaaaaaaaattttaaaaacagaaatttttttttaaaatttaaaataacaattcgaaaaatttttttatccaaaaaatgaaaaaactgaaaaaaacttttgttcacctaaaaatatttaaattttttattttgaagtataattaggtgaagggtatataagattcggcacagccgaatatagctctcttacttgttttaatataaaataaggactattttaataatagctccatctaaatatcaaattttagttctaattcaaacttaaccgttctaagtgttaaagaaatattgtcttttaaatttgctcctgtaacatcagttgatgtcaaaagaacattttctatgtctaaaaatgttttcagatccaatagacaacaatttttatttgaaaatttaagtaaatttgtttttggttaaaaattatgtaaaagtttgttttttaagagcatattttttaaattttaagagcatattttaaagtttttactgcatatttaaagcgcctaaaacgctttttttagagcatatttccggtttccctgtttatcacgtactggtgtccgtatatggttatatttccatggcTTCATAAATTACACACAATGTAATTACAATTGTTAAGTTTGAATCAATTgtaaatattagggtattcatttaactaatgatcgttcgattaatcgaataattattcgaacaacttaaaaatggccattttcgaataacgaataattcgaaaaattttatgtagaataatcgaataaaacgaataaatgtacatataaatttattaaattgcttaaaattttccattattccaaatttaaattagtaataatgactcacaaaaattgtattgtttctgaaattcgacacaTACCTAAAGACAAAgagactttcgatcactgtagatgagtgttccgatagttccttcaataaatatataaatattactgcaagaagttacaattctaaaaacaaatctttcaaaatttttaatttaagacttgaaccaatgaaaataaaaggtacgtaataaaatatttgttatttagctggcgaaatattagatgaatcgcaattaataatcaaaatattaacttagattaaccttcgctttaccaatacccatcCGGGTGACCACTCGGTTTTTGttagcttaataatttttttcgttttgtttcgatttaaataaaatttagactcaatgaacaaattttagagttatatataatttaataaaaacattttaaactttttataaggttttttatattttttaaaattttgttcatcggatatatgtatagaagtgcagtatcacccgggtgggtattggtaaaccacgtacataaaaaacctttggtaaagcgaaggttgaagtggagttgaatgtaatggagaatgtgattttgaaagggtcgtcgaaagtgatattgaggatgacatttataatgattacattgaaatagatgaaggacatgatcttaaaatatatgtatataagtgatgttattaaccgcgtacgtaagtgttgcaaaatatttaataaattgaatgataaacacaaatattgcaagataacgttttgttgcaaggaaagcatggagttcgtctagcgtttttatcccgggaattcccggtacaaatttcccgggaattttgccaatttttcactacccaaTTCCCGGggtttttagtcgggaatcccgggaattacaaactgacgaaaatacatacaaaacaagttagaactctgttCTTTTATATCTTTGCTTATgtcttggcaataatagaccgcttattattatttatctggggtttttcgtatgaaaatttaaaaagtgaattaattttttatagaatttatttcttattgaatcattctaatttctttaaatttcttcttcaaatcatAACCTAATagattcaaaaatttattaaatgattaaatttttcttcaattaaaatgtagtacaaaaaggtttagacaattttttcaattaattttggaaatgatttgatttaacaaaaatttaatcattcaaagtttgaatatattctgttattaattaactttaaaattaactcagtttaaacaaaggctttggaatgaacctaaaaaattaaatattaggaagggatttatggaatgaaaggctgacattttttaattacggattaagattttagtgaattaagctcaaattttattaattaattcgaagatctgatatttaataattataacactaagtttttatatgaaatttggatataatattcctaatttacagtatcattatatatttagggaatagccgggtacccgggaatgtaaaaaaaaatttcccgattaccgggaatcaaaaaaggttgggaaattaaaaaccctaagttcgttttatacatgattttgatcagctttgtctaacatggtaataaactttttgcgtatttgtaaatgcgtcaatcatgcacagcctgacttcaaattagccacgttcactaacaatgatatcaaactttggacagattcccttgattgtgtaattccccagaccactttattaagcaaagattcggcaacgttgataggcttgatgtataatacaatttgttataaataatttagaaatagtgaataattaatttactaaagaattgtgacttaatttaaaacccgaattaataaacgacataaaaaagttcttaatacgttcaTATTGTAGTTATTTGAATTctggatcatgtccaactagctaaaattttttaaagcatagctccaaaacggaaactaaagggtttgctagtcaattgttttgtagattgttcgggagttaatctgatcagactgatggactttgttttcgaatgttttttaagattatcaatacttgaattgttaactttaacattatttgttggttaaaaggttattcgggaatacaaaattagtattttagtaaaattgtgtcatgataaattcccaatttttaatttgataaattcacatttattgttgggggataggctagttcctatgcgcatttcactggttgcttaggccagatcatcaggaaaccttttcccaaaaggctttagaaaaactaaagatattatacaaataaaactgtagagtgtttgagaattacagacactcaagctttatttgtaaaaatatcaaagcttaaacaaaacaccaacaataaaccgtgattaatcttttcttacatttccttactacaattgtttttctttaacaataaaatattaaaaaaccgacatcaaaacttcattctttacttttttaaaaaaatttaattattccaataattcgattaattttaaacgtgtgatcgaattattcgaaaaagttaaaatctcttattcgaattattcgttttattcgtacaaaagaaaaatcgaataattcgaatcccTAGTAAATACTAAAATCTTGTAAACAGCGTGCTGTATTCTAAACTTTTcacattttaatatattaaaataatagtaaaaatcaaaagggtaaaaatttgtcaaaactGCTTttgtaatgcaaaattttatattaaaacatttctatgtacatatttatataatttaaagatgctagttaaaataatttattatgtttttatatcagacaaatattttattgtcacatattgatggtgggtatagaAGATTCGCAACAGCCAATTAGGGACTAACATTCCATTGTAAATTCCCTATATCAATAATGCAATTCATATAAtcatttaattataaacatagaTTTTCGTatggaattttattttagtgaCCATTAAAATCTGTtcgttttaaacaaatattcgtATTAATTATACACTCATTTGTTTGTAATGAATCATTTGCCTAGTTAGCCTTTTGATAAAATCATTAATGTCAATATCAGAGTGTCTTACAAACACTTCACCACAGTAAAGTTTTtgtgcgattttttttttttaaaagtatgtttttccattaaaaaaagtatttttttccataaaaaaaaacttcctaAAATTCGTTGGAAAgacttttaaaatacttttcatTTGATATATAAATTGTCTATTTACACTTAGTATCAAAAATGAAGGCTTTAGTaattttttgctgattttataaaataattctaATGATTCTATATTTTGACCGATATCTTTAAATCTTGATTTGACttcataaattatgtttttatttttttttaattttggataacatacttaatatttaatcaaAGAACAATGTCTGACTTTTGAAAATGTTGGCCGCGACTATGCTGTAGGTGGTCCATTCAAAGATCCAGTCTTCGATAACTATTTCCAGAATTACGAATTTTAACTCTACATAgcctcaaacaaaaaaaaaacatttagaaGTGTGATATCACACGACCTGAGGGTCGATTCTGTAAAACGGtgatatgaaaaaaaacttttcattttcgtTTTCATAAGAACTTTTGATATTATCATTTCACAATTACACAAATTGCGATTCCCaatcttcaatttgttttattccacttgttcttttcatatgaaaacatttgaatttatttatcatttctTCACTAaacgagaaaaaattaaaatatgaaaaaacttttcatttcacagtttcacagaaccagaatcgaccgctgcacactgtggtaaatcacaaatctagctggacaaaattaaaaaaaaaatgtctagcaacattccttctgatcatttaatgagcttctcaatacaatagggaactgtaattcatgttttgtttttttggtttttagctccgattatgaaaaactaagctttaaagtcagttgttgtcaacaggtacattaagatttcaaagagaagtgtattttttgtgtgactttggtttatgattaaaaaggctacggtgattttattgtcataatttttttatattattattatgctctatttcaaggaaatatgtaacaattttcatttaattattttcattgtaactattaaaaaaaagtttttgagagaagatcagaaattggaaaaaataaaatatttccttttttcaagtagagttaaagctgtttattccgcatagttccgctgtaaaactatatttggggTAATCTGTCAAATGTTCActttaaggtaaatcaaaaacatcttgcgcatttttgcgaccgccatacattttgtttcacttttccagtatgacctacacaaagaaaaaataaaatatttccttttttcaagtagagttaaagctgtttattccggatagttccggtgtaaaactatatttgtgttaatctttcaagtgttcacttcaaggtaaatcaaaaacatcttgcgcattcttgcgaccgaaatacatttttttcacttttccagtatgacttctactttttcacgaaagaaaatttttgaagaatgggtaaaaactcccaaaatacattgcgaaaaaaaagttggttttttataatcgttgatatatttgaactcattttttatatgattcataagaagaagtgaacccaacgtgatttattaattttgtccagttagatttgcgatctaCCACACTGTGCGCTGTGAGCCTTTTTGGAGGGTGtgtaaaaattaagatttttcggCGTTCCAGCTGGCAGTGCGAAAAACAGGAATTTTCCAAGTTCAAACCAGCAACACTTTGGAGCCTTGTTGATGGTTATGGGGAAAGCCAGACGCACTGGAAACTGCAACCGCCTGAAATTGAAGTGCAAATTAGTGGAAATCATTGCAATTCGTGATATCAACATATGCCGATAATGATTGCGGCTACGATTGGCGTTGCTCAATATTTGAGGATTTAAATTGCGAATGAGCATCAAATGCCGAtgccgaaaagttttcatataaaaaaagaataaaaagaaaaatgtagaacgaattttaatttcctcccccccaaatggttgatagatagattaataaatataaatcggACAATGTTTCAAAAAGTTGAGTAATTACGAACATGTAGACCTATATCCATCCCTTAGTATTGCTAATTCAGGTCAAACCAATTCAGTGTATGAATTaagaatttgaaataatttagcttttaaaaaaaagtacaacacgtacgaaatattttacaaatcaaataatattctaaataagTTGTTAGCTTATCAGTTAATTTCACTCACTATATTtcttatacttaaaaattttaatttttgtttgattatttttaagaatttctcgATGTTTTATAAATTGAGAACCATTTATAAAACATCGATTGCAGTGTAAACAACTAAAATGCATATTGCGTATATTCCCAAAgtgattataaatttattaatttggaATATGTATGGCACCTATGCCATAGGTCAATTATATACATCAGAGGCAAATAACACGTATTATATAGAATTTGAGAATGAGGTACCTAAATGAAGTTTAATAAACATAATAATGTTTCTAATTACAAAATGATTTCAGTTTACTTGGTTTGAAGCTCAACATGTCTGCTCCGAAATGAATATGACTTTAGTTGAgattaattcaaatacaaaatttctggAACTGATTACGTTAATACATAAGgctgaaaaacaaaataatattaatggaACTTATCTGTGGACTGGTGGCATACGGAATGAACTTCCGGTTGATAACTTCGTTTGGTATTCAACGGGTGAACAATTTAATTACACTAATTGGTATAATAGTTATCCTAATTCCAGAGACGATCCAAAAGCTTGTCTCGAAATTGTAGCAGTATTTGATTGGCAATGGCGTAACTATGAATGTTCATCAAGGAGTGGTTTCGGATGCGAAGAAAAAACCACTCGAcagattttacaaaatttaaaacagaaGTTGCAAACAGAAATAGAGAAGAATCTTAACTTACAGAAAGAGCTACAACAGCAACAAGACGAACATCAAGAGCAGTTACGAAAACTTAATGAACAAAATTTGGAGGCGCAACACCAATTTCAGTTGCAGTCGCAtgttataaaacaacaaaaattaaaacttgaagaagaTTTGCAAgcagaaataataaaacaaaataatctgAAACAGCAATTGGAAAGTCAACAAAAGCTGCAAGATCAGTTGCAAGAGCAAATAATACAACTTAAAGAAGAACAAAAAGATGTCATAAAACTTAGAGAAtacatgaaaataaataagGACACTACTGATTTGAAACAAGGTGAACTACAGAGTAATCGACCAatcaatataataaattttaataacatttattcAAACTGATCCTTTTAGCTGAATATTTTTGCTTTGGTTTTCTAATTATATCTAATAAAAGTTGTAATTAAAACAActaaattgttaaagaaaatattatataaatgtgCAAAATAAGAAAATGAACTACTGTACTtaactttattttgatttttaccGGAAAGTTGTtaattgagatcttaggtacatttttgtagttgattgtatCTTTAAATTTTGAAGGGTTTGCTACATATGGAACTGAACAgggaaaaaaatggtaaaacaaTTTTGCCTccgagagtaaatcaaaattccgaactattTGCAAGATataagcctgagaaaatgatcacttttttgcaaaaataacaccgaggccccaaatcttttgGTGGCCcataaaaagtgcatgactttgggcaaaactgggagacatggGTCTttattttttggtcttttaacacgtagtggtgtccgtatatggttatttttttgcagtgttattaaatttttcctcAGGTTGAATgctttaatcaaattttaatttccgtGGAATAGAAGTCCTTgcggtcaaaaggggttaaacaaattttactaccaggcGAAAGGCCAAGTGTCCTctttaaccctgctgttaggtttggaccattttggtcaaatttttttttattttttatataaatttgcaatggcttatcgtatcaacttaaaacgtctgctcaggtattatttttctattttaatgattttagttagATTTTAGCTATATAGGATAACatagaacagaaaaaaattaaaatttacaaatcttaggttatggaccattttggtccatgcaatatattttattctttatatgagtaaaagtaagaaaaaacaattatggcttattgttattttcgaagcaagatgaaaaaattgtttttcgattCGATTTGCATACAAATATGTTGGATATAATGCATTTGGCATTACATTTGAACTTACATCAATTGTAAATTCCCCATTTTCTAGtagctgaaatttttatatcaacTCTTGTAGATGGTACACTATTTGATGGCGAAGCTTTTTGTTGAGTCAATAGCTCTGCTGCAAATGGATTTTTAGGTTTGACTGTCCATTTCAAAACGTATTCTTCTGATAGGCACATAGCTAACTGGCGTAAAAActctatatttgaaaatacatcattttaccatctatttaattttcttttaatgttgTAGTAACTAATCGTTTGATCAGCAGTATCAACGCCTCCTAAGATAGATAAAGGAAACGTTGTACAGTTATAATAAGAAACGATTGCAGGTATCTTGTTATGATTATTGATGGAGCTCATCAATATAGTTCCTTTAGTTTTATGGCCGATATATATAGCAAACAAGTGCTGCGATTTCACTAAAAGCAAATGCGGATGTATATAAAGGAACTTTtttggacataaacaatttcggtggaagttttgttttcccGAAATGTTCCCATATATGTCCGTCTCCTTTGCATCTTACTCAAAAGATGAAGTTGTCACCTGTTATCAGGAtgttataaaacattgaaagaagagtttcccaattgtcccataactcaaacttgtcactacttttttgttgtcttcTGTTGACAACATCATCCAAGCTGAGAGCACTTGTATCAATATGCCAAAACTTGCATCAAACTAATCTTCGTTTTTGCCActgcaatataaaattattatgataaccTAATTACGTATACACAAGACCAAAATCCCAGCAAGAATTAGAACACCAATAAATCTTTccatttgctttcaaatttaagtCTACCACATTTATTCGTATTACCCATGATTATTTTCACACCACAAAGCGTTAAACCTGGTGGTAATGATGTAATATTCTCCGCTGAAGCTCCAATGTGACGTGGTAAAGGAATCCATTGCATTTTGGTTTTCGAAATGTATAATGCATCTACAGCATAATCTGCTTCATTTTCTTCACCATTGTTCATTTCACATTCATCAATATgactttctttcaatattttcatctaatatggacgaaaatgaaatatctgaatcaatttcatttagaaattcgGCAATATCACTGATAATATTTcgtcaattttccattttttttaattttttttataaaaatttatatattcacttttataaatatttaaaatgtctggtcaaagagttttatgtaaaattttttatgaaaaatacaaagaggaccaaaatggtcccttacctaagattcgtaagttttttttaacctaacagcagggttaagcTTATATAAGCTTTATACACTTGTTGGcctgtttgttttcatttgaatgaaattactcccaaatttgtttctatttttattttatctgttCAAATGAATAGTGCAAAGTAGGTAAATgtcgcaattttaaatatattgcaatcAAATttggacgaagcctattgaaactggctgaaatttgtatgttcgaaattggactttatcggtcgtaaatggttaatttatataggtatatcCAAAAAtgttgctccaaataagttttatatatactgaattcatgtcacctaattttatgatgatcggtccataattagtcaatgctcccatataaggtccacttccaaaaatcactttaacgagcataactGTCTTAAAGATACAGTTATAAACAtacaattcaacagaaataaactTCATATGGACATACATCCCgcagcttaatttcatggcgatcggttcataataaatcatagctcccatataaggcccgatTAACcagcataaatcttttaaacatttagctataaacataaaattcaacagaaataacattcatatagacataagtcatagacctaatttcatggcgataggtctataattagtcatggctcccatataacaccctcttccgaaaatcatttacgaaaataaattatagtgcaGATTGTTATATGGTCGGGGCTTAACCGAACATAcctactttc
The nucleotide sequence above comes from Calliphora vicina chromosome 1, idCalVici1.1, whole genome shotgun sequence. Encoded proteins:
- the LOC135951763 gene encoding uncharacterized protein LOC135951763 produces the protein MYGTYAIGQLYTSEANNTYYIEFENEFTWFEAQHVCSEMNMTLVEINSNTKFLELITLIHKAEKQNNINGTYLWTGGIRNELPVDNFVWYSTGEQFNYTNWYNSYPNSRDDPKACLEIVAVFDWQWRNYECSSRSGFGCEEKTTRQILQNLKQKLQTEIEKNLNLQKELQQQQDEHQEQLRKLNEQNLEAQHQFQLQSHVIKQQKLKLEEDLQAEIIKQNNLKQQLESQQKLQDQLQEQIIQLKEEQKDVIKLREYMKINKDTTDLKQGELQITNRLISSINAS